A single region of the Lates calcarifer isolate ASB-BC8 linkage group LG3, TLL_Latcal_v3, whole genome shotgun sequence genome encodes:
- the anp32e gene encoding acidic leucine-rich nuclear phosphoprotein 32 family member E isoform X3: MDMKKRITLELRSRNPAEIAELVVDNSRSADGEVEGLTDEFTELEFLSMVNVGLSSLAKLPSLPKLRKLELSDNNLSGSLETLSEKCPNLTYLNLSGNKIKELSNVEALQNLKSLQSLDLFNCEITSLEDYRESVFELLPQVTYLDGFDQEDNEAPDSEAEDEDEDGEDGAGPTGDYDDEDDEEEDEDGSEGGEDEDEDEEDYAEEEEEEEDQAGVQGQKRKRDVDDEGEEDDDDDDEDD; the protein is encoded by the exons ATGGACATGAAGAAGAGGATCACTCTGGAGCTGCGGAGCCGGAACCCGGCGGAG aTTGCAGAGCTGGTGGTCGACAACAGTCGCTCTGCAGATGGCGAGGTCGAAGGACTGACGGACGAGTTCACGGAGCTCGAGTTCCTCAGTATGGTCAACGTGGGTCTGAGCTCACTGGCTAAACTGCCGTCGCTGCCCAAACTACGCAAG ttgGAGCTGAGCGACAACAACCTGTCTGGTTCTCTGGAGACTCTGTCAGAGAAATGTCCCAACCTGACCTACCTCAACCTGAGCGGGAACAAGATCAAAGAGCTGAGCAACGTGGAGGCGCTG caaaACCTGAAAAGCCTCCAGAGTCTGGACCTGTTCAACTGTGAGATCACGTCTCTGGAGGACTACAGGGAGAGTGTGTTCGAGCTGCTGCCTCAGGTCACCTACCTGGACGGCTTCGACCAGGAGGACAATGAAGCTCCCGACTCCGAGGCCGAGGACGAAG acgAGGATGGCGAGGATGGGGCGGGGCCGACCGGCGACTACGACGACGAGGacgatgaagaggaggatgaggacggctcagagggaggagag gATGAGGACGAGGATGAGGAAGACtatgcagaggaggaggaggaggaag aggatCAGGCGGGCGTTCAgggacagaagaggaagagagacgtGGACGACGAAGGCGAGGaagacgacgacgacgacgacgaagACGACTAG
- the anp32e gene encoding acidic leucine-rich nuclear phosphoprotein 32 family member E isoform X1, producing the protein MDMKKRITLELRSRNPAEIAELVVDNSRSADGEVEGLTDEFTELEFLSMVNVGLSSLAKLPSLPKLRKLELSDNNLSGSLETLSEKCPNLTYLNLSGNKIKELSNVEALQNLKSLQSLDLFNCEITSLEDYRESVFELLPQVTYLDGFDQEDNEAPDSEAEDEDEDGEDGAGPTGDYDDEDDEEEDEDGSEGGEVGLSFQVNRADQDEDEDEEDYAEEEEEEEDQAGVQGQKRKRDVDDEGEEDDDDDDEDD; encoded by the exons ATGGACATGAAGAAGAGGATCACTCTGGAGCTGCGGAGCCGGAACCCGGCGGAG aTTGCAGAGCTGGTGGTCGACAACAGTCGCTCTGCAGATGGCGAGGTCGAAGGACTGACGGACGAGTTCACGGAGCTCGAGTTCCTCAGTATGGTCAACGTGGGTCTGAGCTCACTGGCTAAACTGCCGTCGCTGCCCAAACTACGCAAG ttgGAGCTGAGCGACAACAACCTGTCTGGTTCTCTGGAGACTCTGTCAGAGAAATGTCCCAACCTGACCTACCTCAACCTGAGCGGGAACAAGATCAAAGAGCTGAGCAACGTGGAGGCGCTG caaaACCTGAAAAGCCTCCAGAGTCTGGACCTGTTCAACTGTGAGATCACGTCTCTGGAGGACTACAGGGAGAGTGTGTTCGAGCTGCTGCCTCAGGTCACCTACCTGGACGGCTTCGACCAGGAGGACAATGAAGCTCCCGACTCCGAGGCCGAGGACGAAG acgAGGATGGCGAGGATGGGGCGGGGCCGACCGGCGACTACGACGACGAGGacgatgaagaggaggatgaggacggctcagagggaggagaggtggggcTGAGCTTTCAGGTGAACCGGGCCGATCAG gATGAGGACGAGGATGAGGAAGACtatgcagaggaggaggaggaggaag aggatCAGGCGGGCGTTCAgggacagaagaggaagagagacgtGGACGACGAAGGCGAGGaagacgacgacgacgacgacgaagACGACTAG
- the anp32e gene encoding acidic leucine-rich nuclear phosphoprotein 32 family member E isoform X2: MDMKKRITLELRSRNPAEIAELVVDNSRSADGEVEGLTDEFTELEFLSMVNVGLSSLAKLPSLPKLRKLELSDNNLSGSLETLSEKCPNLTYLNLSGNKIKELSNVEALQNLKSLQSLDLFNCEITSLEDYRESVFELLPQVTYLDGFDQEDNEAPDSEAEDEDEDGEDGAGPTGDYDDEDDEEEDEDGSEGGEVGLSFQDEDEDEEDYAEEEEEEEDQAGVQGQKRKRDVDDEGEEDDDDDDEDD, translated from the exons ATGGACATGAAGAAGAGGATCACTCTGGAGCTGCGGAGCCGGAACCCGGCGGAG aTTGCAGAGCTGGTGGTCGACAACAGTCGCTCTGCAGATGGCGAGGTCGAAGGACTGACGGACGAGTTCACGGAGCTCGAGTTCCTCAGTATGGTCAACGTGGGTCTGAGCTCACTGGCTAAACTGCCGTCGCTGCCCAAACTACGCAAG ttgGAGCTGAGCGACAACAACCTGTCTGGTTCTCTGGAGACTCTGTCAGAGAAATGTCCCAACCTGACCTACCTCAACCTGAGCGGGAACAAGATCAAAGAGCTGAGCAACGTGGAGGCGCTG caaaACCTGAAAAGCCTCCAGAGTCTGGACCTGTTCAACTGTGAGATCACGTCTCTGGAGGACTACAGGGAGAGTGTGTTCGAGCTGCTGCCTCAGGTCACCTACCTGGACGGCTTCGACCAGGAGGACAATGAAGCTCCCGACTCCGAGGCCGAGGACGAAG acgAGGATGGCGAGGATGGGGCGGGGCCGACCGGCGACTACGACGACGAGGacgatgaagaggaggatgaggacggctcagagggaggagaggtggggcTGAGCTTTCAG gATGAGGACGAGGATGAGGAAGACtatgcagaggaggaggaggaggaag aggatCAGGCGGGCGTTCAgggacagaagaggaagagagacgtGGACGACGAAGGCGAGGaagacgacgacgacgacgacgaagACGACTAG
- the LOC108889937 gene encoding saxitoxin and tetrodotoxin-binding protein 1, with the protein MWVLFKVVLPVLLLLGSNAASAAEECDLPDKVKQEEVLKVFESRWVLVEGFSDYPAGEDLLRNASSSVMEADKIRNNTKTILFIERNIVNRKCLTFHVNMSASDPEKSNHTLELLHPGTMNSDGQVSPYDDKGKADIYQTCPDCATMIYSGVFDGVDGRMLLIYRREGKHLDTKELEEAQSGHAKLAECLKFNVPSPFKYDGKTEFCKEKKD; encoded by the exons ATGTGGGTTCTGTTCAAAGTGGTTCTGCCggttctgctgctgcttggctCCAATGCAGCGTCTGCAGCCGAGGAATGTGACCTGCCAGACAAGGTGAAGCAAGAGGAGGTGCTCAAG GTGTTTGAGTCACGCTGGGTTCTGGTGGAGGGGTTCTCAGATTACCCAGCAGGTGAAGACTTACTGAGAaatgccagcagctctgtgatggaGGCAGataaaatcagaaacaacacCAAAACCATCCTGTTCATAGAGAGAAACATTGT GAACAGGAAGTGTCTGACCTTCCACGTCAACATGTCGGCTTCTGACCCCGAGAAGTCCAACCACACCCTTGAACTGCTCCACCCCG GAACCATGAACTCTGACGGCCAGGTGTCTCCGTATGATGATAAGGGCAAAGCAGATATCTACCAGACCTGTCCCGACTGTGCGACCATGATCTACAGTGGAGTCTTTGATGGAGTTGATGGGAGGATGCTGCTCATCTACA GGCGTGAAGGGAAACACCTGGACACtaaggagctggaggaggctcAGAGTGGCCACGCGAAGCTGGCAGAGTGTCTGAAGTTCAACGTTCCGTCACCGTTCAAGTACGACGGGAAGACAG AGTTCTGCAAAGAGAAGAAAGACTGA
- the gabpb2a gene encoding GA-binding protein subunit beta-2a, which produces MSLVDLGKRLLEAARKGQDDEVRNLMANGAPFTTDWLGTSPLHLAAQHGHYSTADVLLRAGVSRDARTKVDRTPLHMAAAEGHTVIVELLVRSGADINAKDMLKMTALHWAAQHGHHGVAETLIKHGADVHALSKFDKTPFDIAVDIQNTELMLLLQEGMQNQVNMNQVNMNQVSMNVETSTTTNQPQFIIQGIPAIQGGVVNLAELLNKANAGDSEEAMAASALDSNIQHATVVNEGGQRVITIVTDQHGNLQTTGGMAQPFFVTMQHGQQMLAVPANTVTEEVVTEDPQPPPSRKRKLEVTNNHNDTGETELLQRQLQEANRKAQEYRQQLLRKEQEAEEYRIKLEAMAQSQANSTNTNATGSTTANAAASPEEVVGGEEDEEDGAAGVVEEEGEMVVLQEGGIIMEGEEGQVTLVETGGETTEVSS; this is translated from the exons ATGTCGTTGGTGGACCTGGGGAAGCGTCTGCTGGAGGCAGCTCGGAAAGGTCAGGACGATGAGGTCAGAAACTTGATGGCCAACGGAGCGCCGTTCACCACCGACTGG CTGGGGACGTCCCCCCTCCACCTGGCTGCTCAGCACGGACATTACTCCACCGCCGACGTCCTGCTCAGAGCCGGCGTCAGCAGAGACGCCCGCACCAAAGTGGACAGGACCCCGCTGCACATGGCCGCCGCCGAGGGACACACGGTCATTGTGGAGCTGCTGGTCCGG AGCGGCGCAGACATCAACGCCAAAGACATGCTGAAGATGACGGCTCTGCACTGGGCTGCTCAGCACGGACACCACGGCGTCGCTGAAACCCTAATCAAACACGGCGCCGATGTCCATGCGCTCAGCAAGTTTGACAAGACACCATTCGACATTGCCGTTGACATCCAGAACACagagctgatgctgctgctgcag gagggcATGCAGAACCAGGTGAACATGAACCAGGTGAACATGAATCAGGTGAGTATGAACGTGGAGACGAGCACCACCACCAACCAGCCTCAGTTCATCATCCAGGGAATACCTGCCATACAGGGAGGTGTGGTCAACCTGGCCGAGCTGCTCAACAAGGCCAacgcag GAGACTCAGAGGAGGCGATGGCGGCCAGCGCTCTGGACTCAAACATCCAGCACGCCACTGTTGTCAACGAGGGGGGTCAGAGGGTCATCACCATAGTAACAGACCAGCACGGCAACCTGCAGACCACCGGGGGGATGGCCCAGCCGTTCTTTGTCACCATGCAGCACGGACAGCAGA tgctggCGGTGCCGGccaacacagtgacagaggaggtggTGACGGAGGACCCTCAGCCTCCAcccagcaggaagaggaagctggaggTGACAAACAACCACAACGACACAGGAGAGACG gagctGTTGCAGAGGCAGCTGCAGGAGGCCAACAGGAAGGCGCAAGAGTACCGACAGCAGCTGCTGCGTAAGGAGCAGGAGGCCGAGGAGTACCGCATCAAACTGGAGGCCATGGCCCAGAGTCAAGCCAACAGCACCAACACCAACGCCACCGGCAGCACCACCGCCAATGCCGCCGCCAGCCCCgaggaggtggtgggaggggaggaggatgaggaggacggGGCCGCCGgcgtggtggaggaggagggggagatggTGGTGCTGCAGGAGGGAGGCATCATcatggagggggaggagggtcAGGTGACGCTGGTAGAGACGGGGGGAGAGACGACAGAGGTCAGCTCCTAA
- the plekho1a gene encoding pleckstrin homology domain-containing family O member 1-A, giving the protein MKRSGQSRRGVQDSGQPVVQQPEKVGWIRKFCGRGIFRELWRNRFVVLRGDHLYISDKEVKDERKAQEVFDLADYERSEELRKAKSRSKKNHSRFTVLRCRTPGNSVPNLVFLAVSPEEKESWVNALNVAIIKAKNRVLDEVTIEEDSALVHPTRDRAKIPHGRRLPTRGHLMAVASTSSHGMLTLDLVTEEDGFFPDYNDDSRESWENSFRVDLQRGGSCGQVAVVGSRRVGGRQRAGTDVSKLRATSKEPKVKTGSLPRGSERTWGKQSHLEASRVLKTQQVEVFQAQSRTPQPGKRFSMQGRSRCASMDEVLSSRPAMIRSELRSALRRCPTEEEAGGCSPVQPVGQLQSLIAQRMQRAQELLEEMRLQELQKAKAERERGSSSPYLKGIDSPRLHHLRGSDSPHSSRSSGSPRSRSSDSPRLRGKDSPRLRGRESPRSKARKNRSKGADSPRSRGSHSPATKANDSRLKDSPHLTSTDSPQSKSSDTICSPKLEGLPGPSGLNKDDSPVQRSPESPPSVRESDSSQVKGSDSPRGSETDSPRLGSSKESPCPSQKNSPSFSRSFESSQPKTPDKHRLSPPLPPSPPSLLSEEDAEVERRRAEAERLLEEAVSSWKEAQEVLQEVKELQSQTLRRQRRRTYEKMTSTAAAARLPTPTAAADEDDTPASPTSPEDDDESETP; this is encoded by the exons ATGAAGAGAAGCGGCCAGAGCAGACGG ggGGTCCAGGACTCGGGTCAGCCAGTGGTCCAGCAGCCAGAGAAAGTGGGCTGGATCAGGAAGTTCTGTGGCCGAGGGATCTTCAGAGAACTGTGGAGGAACCGGTTCGTGGTCCTGAGAGGAGACCACCTGTACATCTCTGACAAAGAG gtgaaGGATGAGCGTAAAGCGCAGGAAGTGTTCGACCTGGCTGATTACGAGCGTTCGGAGGAGCTGAGGAAAGCAAAGAGTCGCAGCAAGAAGAACCACAGTCGCTTCACGGTGCTGCGCTGCAGAACGCCGGGAAACAGC gttCCTAACCTTGTGTTTCTCGCCGTGAGTCCTGAGGAGAAGGAATCGTGGGTCAACGCCCTCAATGTGGCGATCATCAAAGCCAAGAACAGAGTTTTAGATGAG GTGACCATTGAGGAGGACAGTGCGCTGGTTCATCCCACCAGAGACCGAGCAAAGATCCCTCATGGCCGCCGGCTGCCGACCCGGGGACACCTCATGGCCGTG GCGTCCACCTCCTCCCATGGCATGCTGACCCTTGACCTGGTCACTGAGGAGGATGGGTTCTTCCCAGACTACAATGACGACTCTCGGGAGTCTTGGGAGAACAGCTTCCGGGTTGACCTGCAGAGGGGGGGCTCTTGTGGACAGGTGGCAGTTGTGGGATCTCGTAGAGTTGGGGGTCGTCAACGGGCTGGCACCGATGTCTCGAAGCTAAGGGCGACGTccaaagagcccaaggtgaaGACTGGCAGTCTGCCCAGGGGGAGTGAGCGGACCTGGGGCAAACAGTCCCACCTGGAGGCCTCCAGGGTCCTCAAGACCCAGCAGGTAGAG GTCTTTCAGGCTCAGTCTCGAACCCCGCAGCCCGGGAAGAGGTTCAGCATGCAGGGTCGGAGTCGCTGTGCCTCCATGGATGAAGTCCTCTCCTCCAG ACCGGCGATGATACGTTCGGAGTTGCGGTCGGCTCTTCGTCGTTGTCCAACTGAAGAGGAGGCGGGCGGGTGTTCTCCAGTGCAGCCGGTCGGTCAGCTGCAGAGCCTCATTGCCCAGAGGATGCAGAGAgcccaggagctgctggaggagatgaGGCTGCAG GAGTTGCAGAAAGCCAAAGCAGAAAGAGAACGAGGAAGCAGTTCACCTTACCTTAAAGGCATCGACTCCCCTCGACTCCATCACCTCAGGGGCTCTGACTCTCCTCACTCCAG CAGGTCATCTGGTTCTCCGAGGAGCAGGAGCAGCGACTCTCCTCGCCTTCGGGGGAAAGACTCTCCTCgtctgagaggaagagagtctCCTCGATCCAAAGCCAGGAAGAATCGCTCTAAAGGGGCTGACTCGCCTCGCTCCCGAGGATCCCATTCTCCCGCCACAAAAGCAAACGACTCCCGACTGAAGGATTCGCCTCATCTGACATCCACCGACTCTCCTCAATCAAAGAGCTCTGACACCATCTGTTCACCAAAACTCGAGGGGTTGCCTGGCCCCTCTGGTCTCAACAAGGACGACTCTCCTGTGCAGAGGTCGCCTGAATCACCTCCGTCCGTCAGAGAATCCGACTCCTCTCAGGTTAAAGGATCTGATTCACCACGAGGCAGCGAAACCGACTCCCCTCGTCTGGGGAGCAGCAAGGAGTCGCCCTGTCCGAGCCAGAAGAACTCCCCGAGTTTCTCCAGATCCTTCGAGTCCTCTCAGCCAAAAACCCCCGACAAACACCGCCTGTCTCCGCCCCTGCCGccctcacctccctccctgctgtcagaggaggatgcagaggtggagaggaggcgCGCCGAGGCAGAGCGCCTCCTGGAGGAGGCTGTGTCATCATGGAAGGAGGCGCAGGAGGTGCTACAGGAGgtgaaggagctgcagagccAGACACTGAGGCGACAACGCAGGAGGACCTACGAAAAGATGACATCGACAGCGGCGGCCGCCAGGTTGCCCACGCCAACCGCAGCAGCAGATGAGGACGACACGCCGGCCTCGCCGACGTCACCCGAAGACGACGACGAGTCCGAGACACCTTGA